The following proteins are encoded in a genomic region of Brachypodium distachyon strain Bd21 chromosome 1, Brachypodium_distachyon_v3.0, whole genome shotgun sequence:
- the LOC100824762 gene encoding uncharacterized protein LOC100824762, giving the protein MGSRWIRPEVYPLFVTTGVAVGICAMQLVRNITTNPEVRVTKQNRAAGVLENHDEGKRYSQHGVRRFWLSQRRDYMQALDNDPPAPK; this is encoded by the exons ATGGGTTCTCGATGGATCCGTCCCGAG GTGTACCCGCTGTTCGTGACGACCGGAGTGGCCGTCGGCATCTGTGCGATGCAGCTCGTGCGTAACATCACCACCAACCCTGAAGTCAG GGTGACGAAGCAGAACAGGGCGGCCGGGGTGCTGGAGAACCACGACGAGGGGAAGAGGTACTCCCAGCACGGGGTGCGGAGGTTCTGGCTCTCGCAGCGCCGCGACTACATGCAAGCGCTCGACAACGACCCGCCAGCACCCAAGTAG